One stretch of Candidatus Methylacidiphilales bacterium DNA includes these proteins:
- a CDS encoding DNA glycosylase, which produces MKPEIFNIMPQDYLRLEAPGLSLDQTLPSGHTFCWQSIDGGWKGYISGKPCRIYQSGNHLIVHGDLTPSEAAHYFALDVPWDKLLAALPDEPHLQQALQSLPGLRCVREPWFECTANFICSSLKQIPHIRQINLELRRRFGQSIGSDAFSFPEPEVIAALEEKDLRACRLGFRARHLLAASRQIADGRFNWAQAMSLSTDEAALYLQNLQGVGEKVAHCILLYAGGRYDAFPVDVWVFRLMRQFYFPKSRRPPKLKNINRKSRELFGPLRGIAQHYLFHWYRTTYVKD; this is translated from the coding sequence TTACGGTTGGAAGCCCCGGGCCTTTCACTCGACCAGACCCTTCCATCCGGACACACATTCTGCTGGCAATCCATTGACGGCGGATGGAAGGGCTATATCAGCGGCAAACCCTGCCGGATTTATCAGTCTGGCAACCATCTCATCGTGCACGGCGACCTCACGCCCTCTGAAGCGGCGCATTATTTTGCCTTGGACGTGCCTTGGGACAAGCTGCTCGCGGCTTTGCCGGATGAACCCCATCTGCAACAGGCCTTGCAGTCCCTGCCGGGTCTGCGTTGCGTCCGCGAACCCTGGTTTGAATGCACAGCCAATTTCATTTGTTCCTCCCTCAAACAAATCCCCCACATCCGGCAAATCAACCTCGAACTACGGCGCCGCTTCGGTCAATCCATCGGTTCAGACGCCTTTTCCTTCCCTGAACCCGAAGTGATCGCAGCACTCGAGGAAAAAGACCTGCGAGCATGCCGATTGGGCTTTCGCGCACGCCATTTGTTGGCCGCCTCCCGGCAAATTGCCGACGGCCGGTTCAATTGGGCGCAAGCGATGTCCCTTTCCACTGATGAGGCTGCACTCTATTTGCAAAATCTCCAGGGTGTCGGAGAAAAAGTGGCCCATTGCATCCTTCTTTATGCGGGAGGGCGCTATGACGCGTTTCCTGTGGATGTCTGGGTGTTTCGCTTGATGCGGCAGTTCTATTTTCCGAAAAGTCGGAGGCCACCCAAGCTTAAAAACATTAATCGCAAGAGCCGGGAACTGTTTGGCCCTCTGCGAGGCATAGCCCAGCATTACTTATTCCATTGGTATAGAACAACTTATGTTAAAGATTGA
- the bamD gene encoding outer membrane protein assembly factor BamD, with product MKKPIAWSLLTLCIVTTCTQAALVWRPGEGWTNENSGEALAASDAKAGLQLARNLEAKEAYKDALDAYRSIVRRWPLSSAAGEAQFKVGFMLEKRAEFWAAYKAYQKVVEKYPGSQFFDLAIERQFSIGNLYLAGEPQKVWKIPLLPSMDKTVEIFETVIKNAPYGTYAPQAHFKIGLAREQQKKWSDAIASYNKLIDKYPGSDLASDAQYQIGYAWYQASSQPDYDQSAAQKSIEAFQDFLVRYPNSEKVDQARIYMTELDGRRVQGSFNIAQFYEKQKNYKAAIIYYNDVVQQGPNSPQATEAKQKLDFLKSLTNPTLSPGKNATAASPVDLSNQKPEIPPVL from the coding sequence ATGAAAAAGCCCATTGCGTGGAGTCTTCTTACGCTTTGTATTGTAACAACCTGTACGCAGGCCGCCTTGGTTTGGCGTCCCGGCGAGGGTTGGACCAATGAAAATAGCGGTGAAGCGCTGGCCGCCAGCGATGCCAAAGCCGGGCTCCAGCTTGCCCGCAATCTCGAAGCCAAAGAAGCCTACAAAGACGCCTTGGACGCTTACCGCAGCATCGTCCGACGCTGGCCCCTTTCCTCCGCCGCCGGTGAAGCCCAGTTTAAAGTCGGTTTCATGCTCGAAAAGCGGGCTGAGTTCTGGGCTGCCTATAAGGCATATCAAAAAGTGGTCGAAAAATATCCCGGCAGCCAGTTCTTCGACCTCGCGATTGAGCGCCAGTTCAGCATTGGCAACCTGTACCTGGCCGGTGAGCCCCAAAAGGTCTGGAAAATTCCCCTGCTTCCTTCCATGGACAAAACCGTCGAGATCTTCGAAACGGTAATCAAAAACGCCCCTTATGGCACCTATGCCCCCCAGGCGCATTTCAAAATCGGTCTCGCCCGCGAACAACAAAAAAAATGGTCTGATGCCATTGCTTCTTATAACAAGTTGATTGATAAATATCCGGGCAGCGATCTGGCTTCCGACGCCCAATACCAAATCGGTTACGCCTGGTATCAGGCCTCCAGCCAGCCCGACTATGACCAGAGTGCCGCGCAAAAATCCATCGAGGCCTTCCAGGATTTTCTTGTCCGCTACCCGAACAGTGAAAAAGTGGACCAGGCCAGGATTTACATGACCGAATTGGACGGACGCCGGGTCCAGGGATCCTTCAACATCGCCCAATTCTACGAAAAACAAAAAAATTACAAGGCGGCCATCATTTATTACAACGATGTGGTGCAGCAGGGGCCAAACTCCCCCCAGGCAACCGAAGCCAAACAAAAGCTGGATTTTCTGAAATCGCTCACCAATCCCACCCTCTCGCCCGGCAAGAACGCCACGGCAGCCTCCCCAGTTGACCTCTCCAATCAAAAGCCCGAGATACCACCCGTTTTATGA
- a CDS encoding LptE family protein: protein MKFARTLQSQLLLIPLLILTGCAGYHVGNIASSDLKGVKTIYVPMVKNETYEPSIQAIVTNAIIHSMENDGTFHSTRMGSADATLEVTITQFDRNPTLFSRDNTIVPLEYRGTMTARVTLLNNLTGKKILADTQVSGYTDYFTSQSSQQRDAVEAERQALPLAAQKLADNIVKQVTDGW, encoded by the coding sequence ATGAAATTCGCCCGCACGCTCCAGAGCCAGCTTCTTCTGATTCCCCTCCTTATCCTCACCGGGTGCGCCGGTTATCACGTTGGAAATATTGCCTCCAGCGATTTAAAAGGGGTCAAAACCATTTACGTTCCGATGGTCAAAAACGAAACCTATGAGCCTTCCATCCAGGCCATCGTCACCAATGCCATTATTCACAGCATGGAAAATGATGGAACCTTTCACAGCACCCGCATGGGGTCGGCGGACGCCACGCTCGAAGTCACCATCACCCAATTTGACCGCAACCCGACGCTCTTTTCACGCGACAACACCATTGTGCCCCTGGAATATCGCGGCACGATGACAGCCAGGGTCACACTGCTCAACAATCTTACCGGCAAAAAGATTCTCGCCGATACACAGGTCAGCGGTTATACGGATTATTTCACCTCGCAAAGCTCACAGCAGAGGGACGCCGTGGAGGCTGAACGCCAGGCCTTGCCACTTGCGGCCCAAAAGCTGGCCGACAATATTGTCAAACAAGTCACCGACGGCTGGTGA